In a single window of the Lynx canadensis isolate LIC74 chromosome E2, mLynCan4.pri.v2, whole genome shotgun sequence genome:
- the USF2 gene encoding upstream stimulatory factor 2, whose translation MDMLDPGLDPAASATAAAAASHDKGPEAEEGVELQEGGDGPGAEEQTAVAIASVQQAAFGDHNIQYQFRTENNGGQVTYRVVQVTDGQLDGQGDTAGAVSVVSTAAFAGGQQAVTQVGVDGAAQRPGPTAASVPPGPAAPFPLAVIQNPFSNGGSPAAEAVSGEARFAYFPASSVGDTTAVSVQTTDQSLQAGGQFYVMMTPQDVLQTGTQRTIAPRTHPYSPKIDGTRTPRDERRRAQHNEVERRRRDKINNWIVQLSKIIPDCNADNSKTGASKGGILSKACDYIRELRQTNQRMQETFKEAERLQMDNELLRQQIEELKNENAVLRAQLQQHNLEMVGESTRQ comes from the exons atggACATGCTGGACCCGGGTCTGGATCCCGCTGCCTCGGCcaccgctgctgccgccgccag TCACGACAAGGGACCCGAGGCAGAGGAGGGCGTCGAGCTGCAGGAAG GCGGGGACGGCCCTGGGGCGGAGGAGCAGACGGCGGTGGCCATCGCCAGCGTCCAGCAGGCGGCGTTTGGCGACCACAACATCCAGTACCAGTTCCGCACAGAGAATAATGGAGGACAG GTGACGTACCGCGTAGTCCAGGTGACTGATGGTCAGCTGGATGGCCAGGGCGACACGGCTGGCGCCGTCAGCGTTGTGTCTACGGCTGCCTTCGCTGGGGGTCAGCAGGCTGTGACCCAGGTGGGTGTGGATGGGGCAGCCCAACGTCCTGGCCCCACTGCTGCATCTGTGCCCCCAGGTCCCGCAGCACCCTTCCCACTG GCCGTAATCCAAAATCCCTTCAGCAATGGCGGCAGCCCTGCAGCTGAGGCTGTCAGTGGGGAGGCACGCTTTGCCTATTTCCCAGCATCCAGTGTGGGAGATACCACAGCTGTATCCGTACAGACCACAGACCAGAGCTTGCAGGCCGGAG GCCAGTTCTATGTCATGATGACGCCACAGGACGTGCTTCAGACAGGAACACAGAGGACAATTGCACCTCGGACACACCCCTACTCCCC gaaAATTGACGGAACCAGAACACCACGGGATGAAAGAAGGAGGGCCCAGCACAACGAAG TGGAGCGGAGGCGGAGGGACAAGATCAACAACTGGATCGTCCAGCTTTCAAAAATCATTCCAGATTGTAATGCGGACAACAGCAAGACGGGAGCG AGTAAAGGAGGGATCCTGTCAAAGGCCTGTGACTACATCCGGGAGCTGCGCCAGACCAACCAGCGCATGCAGGAGACCTTCAAGGAGGCCGAGAGGCTGCAGATGGACAATGAGCTCCTGAGGCAACAG ATCGAGGAGCTGAAGAACGAGAACGCCGTGCTTCGTGCCCAGCTGCAGCAGCACAACCTGGAGATGGTGGGCGAGAGCACGCGGCAGTGA